gctgccagccccagccagccccagcccttccTGCTCTCCCACGCTGGCCTGCAGCAGGTGAGGGATGGGGATGCAGCACGTCGGGAGCAGCCGGAGCGCCGACAGCCAGGCATTGAGGGCAGGATTGGTGCCAGTGCTTCGGGAGCTGTGCTGGATGGTGCAGCAGTTTAAACAGAGTTTAAATGTGAAATTAATTAATGGAGTGGGtttgattttaaattaattttaattttaaaaggaagctTTAGAGCCATGCGGGTTTTGTCGAGTTGTGCCcggtgctgaggctgctctgagaGAGGGAGGAAACCAAAGCTGGGGTTATTTTGTTATTGCAGTGCCAGCAGGGTGTgagtgagcagcagcacagggcaggggtGTCCTGACAGCACCAGGACTCCAATCTGGGCAGTAGAACAGGCAGAgctggctgcctgcagccctgtGTGGGTCAGGAAGGTGTCATGATCCATCAGGAGAAATCTTGAGCTGCTCCGAATCAGAAGCCCAGAAAGAACCTGTTCCTTCTCCACATTCCTCTCCCTCCAACAAATACAAATAGATCCAACCCAAAACAAGGTGTGATTTCACACAGATGGCACGAAGGGCATGTGAGGAGTCAAATGATGCAGAGAGAACTTCCCAGTGCCCTGGAAGGACTTTGGCAGgttcacagccctgctgtgcctcaCCCTGTTCCTAAACACGAGGACACAAGTGACTCAGGCCTGGCCCTGAAGGAGAAGCATCCACATGGCGTCACTGATAAGATTCCTGTCAAGGTAAGGATGTTTATTTGACTCTGTGGAACTCTTGGGCACTTTCCTTCACCCAAATTGCAGGTACAGCCTGGGTGCTGACAAATCAGCTATGGAAAGCACCACGTCGTTAATGCCTCCTGTTGCACAGCAGTCATTAAACCTTCCTATGGCCAAGGAGCTCTGTTTGTTATCTCTGCTTTACAGAAAAGAGCCAGAGAAGGGACGTGAGGTGTTTCCATAGCTTGGTTACCATTAACACCAGAGATGAGAAGGCAGCTCTCAAGGTTTAATAGCTCCCCAACACTTTCCTCAagactttaattaaaaataaaagacaaggGCACTGCAATCTTGGACAACCTGATTTTGTTAGCTCCTCTGTTGTATTCCTGCTCCAGGAAGCATCTGGTGCTCAGACAGGTGAAACAGCAGGAGTGATTTCACCCaatttgaaggatttttttttcagagcaagCCTGACGGCAGTTTtagagctggatgcagtttGATGTAAAATGCAGGCAGACATTTAATTGTGTGACAGCAGCAATTTTCAAAACAGCAAGCTGACTACTTTTAGTTCCTCTTCTGGAGAGTTTCCTTGCCAGGGAGAGGTTCCCAGGGCTGGCCCACGGGCGGGTTCTGCAGCGAAATCAGCCAAACACAGACGATTCAGCACTCGTGTGTCGGTCTGATTTCTCAGAAGCTCCCCCAGCACggggcacagcagcacagaacttctgctctctcctcattcagccctgtcccctcccacGTGGAGAAGGCCACAGAGACAGCACTGCGGGGTCAGAGAGGTTTCGGTTTCACAGGGGGTTGGTTGCCCCAGAACAGATCCCAGTTCCAGTGCTGGGATGTTCTCCAagtctccaggagagcaggacggCTACAGGAGCCTGTGCCCAACCTGTCACAAGTGGCCCCTGCTGGGACTGTGCTCAGGGAAAGGTGCTGATTTCAGATGGACCGTGGAACAAGATGTTCCTTTCCTCAGTGCTCTCCCCAGAAACTGCTCTTTTGATAGGATTCACCCAGAACTTAGGAATTAGGTTTGTCCTTCAGAAATTCCAGTTACCACTGATTTTCTCCCCAGACTGGTCTCTCAGTCTATTGCATCCACGGAGTAGATCTGTGTAATACTGGACCCAAATATTCATAAAATCTGTTTAATGATTTATATATTTCAATGCATAATAGATTCTGCAGGGATGTAAAACTCTCTTTACAGCTGAGTCCTGATATCTCAGGTATCACATTtcgtagaatcccagaatggtttaggttggaaaggaccttgaagCTCATCTTGTCCCATTCTGATATTCAGAATTCATCCCACCACTAAAGGATGCCATTTTTGTGATAATTCCCTGACTGTGTCATTAAGGGCAGGAAAATCCTGGTTAAAAAGTACTAAAAATCCCCCTAATAATAAtttgtaaaaagaaaaggagttgTAATTTAAATCTATCCAGactttacattttaaataacGTAGATACTTTTTGTTTGGGAAAGTTTAGGAGAACAAAAAGTTTTTCTCACACTCAGTGCCAAAGATGACTTGTTCTTTTACAACCACAAATtacaggtattttttttttttttaaccaaagagattttattttctaggcaacaaaagaaaacatccaAGCAGTGATAGTGACGCACCTCCCTCCAACGGAACTGATTCTCTGTTAGCAGATTCCCAATGCAAACATGATCTAGCAACACTCTAGAGCAACACTCTGGATTAaataaagctcttttttttttttttttcaaatactgcAACTGAGaattaccaaaaaaagaaaaaaaaaaaaaggttttacaCACTTTGAGAAATTCATCCAGGACACAAAGCTAAAACCTAAGGGTTGCTCCCCAAAGTCAAGGCAGACAATAAATATATGGATCTTCCACTTGTGTTTCAAAGACACCCAAAGACACCTCGTGCACCTCTCTGAGGTAGGTATTGTGTCCATGTGACAGATGGCAAAGGGTGAGGATCAGCTCCTTGTCCCAGGCACGTCCCTGCTTCCCTGGGAAAGCTGAGAGCACACCTGGGGCTTGACAGTCTCTTGGTCTCATTCCTAGCCAGTACTTCAGCTCAAGTAGTTATAACACAGTGTAATCTTCAAGTTCCTTTGAACTGTCAGGTATTTCTGGAGGTTTTTAAGCATCAGCTTCTACAGGGCTGGGTTTAatgctgggttttgggggtttttatcttcttttcctAATGAGAGGCTAAAAGCAGAGCGGGGTTTAACACTGGAAGCTAAATGGCTTTCTGTAGGAAACTCCCAACAGTGCTCATGTGTATTTTAATactgaattaaaaacaaacctgGTCCTTAGTGCTCTTGGCGATTCTAGGCTTTCTGTTTAATTATTCATGCCTTAATTCAGCAAAGCACTTATGTAATTATGTTCCTTCTTCAGTAAAACCCTCCTGCATTTCGAGATCCAAGTGGGAGCCTCCGCTGAGAACGTGAAATGTGATTTTTGCAGAAAAGGTGGTGTTGCTGCACCGGTTTGGTCAGGTGCCTTAGGGAACAGAGGCCTTTCAAACTGGATTTTAGGTTCCACGTGGAAAGGGGGTTTATTTCTGCCTCAGTCCGAAGATGCTCGTTCCTGCTCCCCCTTCTAAAAGTGCAAGGAAGGTCACTCAAAACAGTAACACACGAATGGCAGGCaaaggatattttaaaattcaagaaACAAGGATGTGTTGCAggcatttcaaagaaaaaaaaacaccccataAATCCCCTTCAGTAATATGCACCTTTACAGCACCTTTTAAAAGCCCTCGAAAGCACTTGCTGTTAAGCTTCACAGCCCCACTGTGAGGTAAGATATCCCATTAAACCAATTTCATCTTCCCTGATTCTGAACAGTCCAAGGAGTGGGGCACTCCACCCAGCTTATTTTGTTCTGAATATTCAGCTGCACCCTTCATTACCACAATGAAAGTCTCGCTACTCCACAGTCACCGGTGACAAATCAAACACATTAAGGCAGAAAGCAGATGAAATTTCAAGCCTCCCTTCTGGCTCTGGCCTTCAGAGGGCAAAACTTTTTACCAGCAAAGAGTGAGAACTCAACCTTAAAGTGCTCATTTACAGTATTTGGAAACTGGAACAGCTTAGTGACACCATGGCCGTGATTGGCTCTACTCAAGTAAAGTATTCAATGTATTTAACAGATGCAAATTAAGTCACTTCCCTAACTACTCACTTCCCTCTTGCAGGAATTTCCAATGCTCCTATGAAGAAGAATCCCAAGTACTCCAGGAAACATGCCTATGCTCTGATGCAGTGTAAACACCAGGGGGTTGAGAGTTATTTTTCAAGCAACTAAAAACTACCTACGGAGGATTAATAAGTTTTATTCAACACTTATCCATCTACTCATTAATTTAAAGGCTACCTTAAAGCTTAGAGGCCATTTCTCTCCCTCAAGTTCTCTCCACACAAACTACACAGTCTATTCCCGATGGCACAGGGCAGCTCAGAGATCCTCTTTCCACTACAAATTGTATTTTGCTATTGTACTTGATCTTTGATTACAAATCATGCACCACGCGAGCAGTTTCCCCTCTGAGAGCTGCTCCTGTGTGCAGAGCCTAATTCCCAGTGTAAGTGGTGctgatgtgtgtgtgtcccaAAGCCTTGCATCCCCTGAATTGCCCTGAAATCATCCAGAGACATTCATTCAGCACCTCAGAGGTGGGTTTTACACCAGTGTTGGACAAGCCAGGTTGTGTCTGTCTGCTCagatcacacacacacacagcaggtTATGAACTCAAGGTGTGGCTGCCACTGTCCACCACCAGCCCAAGTGCCATCCCTTAGCATCCCTACTCCCAGTCCCCTATTCCCAAACCTGTCCGTTGGCCACCATGAAGTTAATTCGCTTTTCAAGCTCTGTGAACGGAATTTTATGATTACAAACAGCTTATCTGGGACTCCAGAATTTGATTCCGGAGCGGTGAGGTAGTCGATGGCACCCTCCTCATGCTGAGCTCACACCTCCCCGAAGTTGGTGTGTCCAGTCTCCTTGGCGTGTTCCCTGGCCTCCAGCTGCCCCGTGAGTCCCTTCTGGCACACCATGCAGCGCAGGGTGAAGTGATTCACATCCGTGAactgcctcttcctcctggcCTCGTCCGCCAGCTCCAGGGCTTGTGCCAGCACCACGTCATCGCCGGTGGAGAAGATGGTCTGGGGGGGAATGTCCGAGCCGGGGACGCGGCGCTCCAGGGGGTCGTAGTGGATGCCGTCGTAGATGAGCAGCACGCGCTTGGCGTAGCCGGCGTCCTCCCCGAAGCGGTCGATGCGCACGGTCTGCGTGTCCACCACGCAGATCTCGCACTGGTAGAACTTGGACAGGATGGACACTTCGATGGCTCCTCCCCAGGTCTCCTCCCTCCTGATCCAGTCACAGTATTCCCTGTTGGTTTTGCCCAGGACAGCCTCGCAGTAGGACTCGGGGTCGCTGGCCACGATCTGGGCGATGAGGCTGCGCATCTCGGGGGCGCAGCCGGGGTCGTACACGCCGCCCTCCACCACGTAGGACACGCTGGtgaacaggcaggaattgtctGCTGGCACAACCCTCCTGGccagcacaggcacagcttCCCTGACAGGGTGGGACATTGTTTTTTTGGTGACCACGGGCGAGTCAGGCTCGGGTTTGGATGTGTCCTCTTCGACTATGAGAGTGTCACCTGCCAGACAGGAAGAGGGAGAGGTGAGAGGGACATAAAGCGGGGACttaaaagctgctgctgctcctacaACACAAAAACACGGCTGTGCTGTCACTGCTGAGGATCACAAAGGacaatcatggaatcatggaatggctcGGGGTCTTAAACatcacccagtcccacccctgccaggacaccttccagtacccCAGGGtgttccaagccccgtccaacccggCCTCGGACAGCTCCGCCCGTTTCCCCCATCTCGGtatcctgctgggacacagccccagccAACAGCCGCTGGCACCGCAACGGCCCCGCGGGACTCACCTGGCGCGGCgcggtccctgtcccctccagccCCGCTCGCTTCTGCTCCGGAGCCCCGGGACGCGGCCAAAGCACCACCGGCACTTGCAGCGAGCAGGAAGCGCCGCCGAGCCGGGCGGTGACGCCTCCCCCGGGACCAGGAACCGGCCCGACCGCCGGCCGAGGAGGGGCGTGTGTGCCACGGCCTCTTTAATTAACGTAGCAGCAGCCGTGGGGCAGCAGAGCCCGCAAagcgccgccccccgccctccccctccccgcgccGGGCCCTCACCCGAGTGGATGCCGAGCTCGCCGAGCCGCCGCTCGCCGTCGCTGAGGTCGAGGCTGCGCGGCGGGAAGCCGTGCAGGAGGCGCTGGGCGGGCGCGGGCACGCCGGTGAGCGCGGCGAGCGCGGCCTGCATGTCGCGGAGGCGGGAGTGCGGCGACAGCCCCGGCAGCGCGTGCGAGCCGCTCCGGGCCTTGCAGCGCAGCCGCAGCATCCTCGGGGCCGCCGCCGCaccgcccgccgccgcttccgCTTCcggcccgcgcccgccccgctctCGCGAGAGCGCGCGGCGTCACCGCGGCGCGCGGCCAATCAGAGCGcggcccggggcggggcggggcggggcggggggcggagCGCGCGCGGCGCCGGGTCATTTGCATGGCCTCATTTGCATAGAGCCGGGCACCGCTCCCGTGCCGTCCGTACAGCACGCCGGGCGTCTGATTTGCATAAAGAGTACCGCCCGTCTGATTTGCATACAACCGGACACCCCCTGCCATTCGTACAGCACGCCGGGCGTCTGATTTGCATAAAGAAGCAGTACCGCCCGTCTAATTTGCATACAACCCTGCCATTCGTTTGCATAACGCGAGCTGCCGGGGCGGGCTCCggtccctccccttccccgtCGGCCCCCGCCCATCTCATTTGCATAGCGCGCCTGAATTTGCATGGCGGCGCGAGCCGCGTTCCCCTTTCATCGCCGCCCATCTCATTTGCATAGCGCGCGCGCTCCGGTCGCCCCTCTCGCCCCGCCCACCGCCGCCCCGGTTCATTTGCATGCAGCGCGCGCCCCCGCGCGCCGGACGCGCGCCCGccctcccgccccgccgcgccccttTTCCCGCGCGTGCGGGGCCCGGGCCCCGCTTTCCGTCCCCGCTCCGCCGGGTCCGACCTCCCCCCGGCATTTGCATGCGATTTGCATGCGATCTGCATGCGGCGAGGCGCGGAGCGGCGGCGCGGAGCCATGTCGGCGGCGCCGCGGGGCTGCGCCGGGGCCCCGCGGGGCAGGGCCGGCGAGAAGCAGTGCTGTGAGTAACGGCGGCCCCGGGGGGGTGGATGGTGCGGGGCAGGATGCGCGTTCCGTGTCCTTAAATGAAGTCGGCAGCGGCGGGGGGATCGGGCGGCGCGGGGAGAAGCGCGTTTGCCCCGGAGCCGCGTCCATCCCGCGCGGGACGCGCTCCGGGCGGGAATGCCGGtcctgctgcctgccctggcTCTCCCCTCCCTGGGGTTACGCTGTCCCGCTCGCCTCCAGCCTCCCGCCTGCTgcatccatccccatccc
Above is a window of Aphelocoma coerulescens isolate FSJ_1873_10779 chromosome 26, UR_Acoe_1.0, whole genome shotgun sequence DNA encoding:
- the YOD1 gene encoding ubiquitin thioesterase OTU1, with product MLRLRCKARSGSHALPGLSPHSRLRDMQAALAALTGVPAPAQRLLHGFPPRSLDLSDGERRLGELGIHSGDTLIVEEDTSKPEPDSPVVTKKTMSHPVREAVPVLARRVVPADNSCLFTSVSYVVEGGVYDPGCAPEMRSLIAQIVASDPESYCEAVLGKTNREYCDWIRREETWGGAIEVSILSKFYQCEICVVDTQTVRIDRFGEDAGYAKRVLLIYDGIHYDPLERRVPGSDIPPQTIFSTGDDVVLAQALELADEARRKRQFTDVNHFTLRCMVCQKGLTGQLEAREHAKETGHTNFGEV